The following coding sequences are from one Eleginops maclovinus isolate JMC-PN-2008 ecotype Puerto Natales chromosome 13, JC_Emac_rtc_rv5, whole genome shotgun sequence window:
- the si:ch211-13c6.2 gene encoding uncharacterized protein si:ch211-13c6.2 isoform X1, which translates to MDNFETPYEEEAHFIECTVCDKSIRGDTLYKIHLTAPAHIKKEDDLIASGLAVRRNFVPVFEDIFQYLDYLKLDEAIIGLDYLDQLSWSDLQSGPRYSCRLCSHQISNLQDIVLHVIGRKHRQKYMETKRPELLTRNKQFILTQSGKAIRARAEIIERQDGRGTPVIIVKKGIDGKSNISRVPPRQEHNRGRNTPQSSMLRVVPSHRPGPKDHQDKYAHTRKPPAGYPNPPPFPPGDPRISNRDRPMYQEEDSLRHGRMEEELRRADFRQSEMYRRECMDPDFRVEYENNYPQRRGAREPVGGLRYDSMEEMLHHQHVEHYAEEAPPYRRPPPERDQLKEFYTEEVRRRQGHAEYQPSQQVYQEGHEQRRSLERESGRNNGMNRAGREGSWEQEAKRRVRPTPMESGRSHDHLFNTIIDYCHDMGEPHRVETEGPSRTGPDTSQRRMEAAGAFSEIPEPFMRFLTGAANDVGHNKRKRKSRFSDATVEEVETTNEMFNNDYGPPNPKFGGHPSHFRPETHQHPDSNIESQSPQYTEGYQRGGTESSNVFDMLKNIDIENAEEADFLKDKLCNLLKDFKNKKSAKVVQNSHGRGSISQDYNCLNPGRELSPRHQYDTPLREDSDMRRPHNLFFQEHHRGRGWQQHEPILTSRLKNTTILYMRNLGGQAEAAMKRSLDCPGHL; encoded by the exons ATGGACAACTTCGAAACACCATACGAAGAGGAGGCTCACTTTATTGAGTGCACG GTCTGTGATAAATCCATTAGGGGTGATACCTTGTACAAGATACACCTGACTGCACCAGCACATATAAAG AAAGAGGATGACCTAATTGCTTCGG GGCTTGCTGTCAGACGCAACTTCGTACCAGTATTTGAGGACATATTCCAATATCTGGATTACTTAAAGCTTGATGAGGCCATCATTG gtttggACTACTTGGACCAACTGTCTTGGAGTGACCTACAATCAGGCCCCAGATACTCATGTAGGCTTTGTAGTCATCAGATTTCCAACTTACAGGATATAGTCCTTCATGTGATTGGACGTAAACATCGGCAGAAATATATG GAAACGAAGAGGCCAGAGTTGCTGACCCGGAATAAACAGTTCATATTGACCCAGAGTGGGAAAGCCATACGAGCCAGAGCAGAGATAATTGAGAGACAGGATGGACGAGGAACTCCAGTG ataaTTGTGAAAAAGGGGATAGATGGAAAATCAAACATATCGAGAG TTCCCCCAAGACAAGAGCATAATAGGGGCCGAAACACCCCCCAGAGTTCAATGCTGCGAGTTGTGCCGTCACACCGCCCAGGACCGAAGGACCATCAGGATAAGTACGCTCACACACGCAAGCCTCCTGCAGGTTACCCAAATCCACCCCCCTTCCCCCCGGGAGACCCTCGCATATCGAACAGAGACAGACCAATGTACCAGGAGGAGGACTCTCTCAGACATGGCCGcatggaggaggagctgcgGAGGGCAGATTTCAGGCAAAGTGAAATGTACAGACGAGAGTGTATGGACCCTGACTTTCGTGTGGAGTATGAAAATAATTATCCACAAAGAAGAGGCGCACGTGAGCCCGTTGGTGGTTTAAGGTATGATTCAATGGAGGAGATGCTACATCACCAGCATGTAGAGCATTACGCAGAAGAGGCTCCTCCTTACAGAAGGCCTCCCCCAGAAAGAGATCAACTGAAGGAGTTCTACACTGAGGAAGTCCGGCGAAGGCAAGGTCATGCCGAGTACCAGCCCTCACAGCAGGTGTACCAAGAAGGCCATGAACAGCGACGGTCTCTGGAAAGGGAATCTGGTAGAAATAACGGTATGAATAGAGCAGGCAGGGAAGGATCCTGGGAACAAGAGGCCAAGAGGAGAGTCCGACCCACACCTATGGAGAGTGGCCGGTCGCATGACCATTTGTTTAATACGATCATAGATTATTGTCATGATATGGGAGAACCACATCGAGTGGAGACTGAAGGGCCCAGCAGAACAGGACCTGATACCTCCCAGAGGCGAATGGAAGCTGCCGGAGCCTTTTCTGAAATCCCTGAGCCGTTCATGCGTTTCCTGACCGGGGCCGCTAATGATGTGGgccacaataaaagaaaaagaaagagccgCTTCTCTGATGCCACTGTCGAGGAGGTGGAAACGACAAATGAGAT GTTCAACAATGATTATGGACCTCCAAATCCAAAGTTTGGTGGTCATCCGAGCCATTTTAGACCAGAAACCCATCAACATCCGGACAGCAACATAGAATCACAG agccCACAATATACCGAAGGCTACCAAAGAGGAGGCACTGAGTCAAGCAATGTCTTTGATATGCTG aaaaacattgacattgaAAATGCTGAAGAGGCTGACTTCCTGAAAGACAAACTCTGCAACCTTCTGAAAGACTTCAAGAACAAAAAGTCAGCGAAAGTTGTG CAAAACAGCCATGGCCGGGGATCCATTTCCCAAGACTACAACTGTCTTAACCCAGGCCGAGAGTTGTCTCCAAGACACCAGTATGACACTCCCCTCAGAGAAGATTCAGACATGAGACGACCACACAACCTCTTCTTTCAAGAACATCACAGAGGAAGAGGCTGGCAGCAGCATGAGCCTATCCTGACGAGCAGACTCAAGAATACGACCATCCTGTACATGAGGAACCTAGGCGGTCAAGCAGAAGCTGCTATGAag agGTCTTTGGATTGCCCGGGCCATCTCTGA
- the si:ch211-13c6.2 gene encoding uncharacterized protein si:ch211-13c6.2 isoform X3, translated as METKRPELLTRNKQFILTQSGKAIRARAEIIERQDGRGTPVIIVKKGIDGKSNISRVPPRQEHNRGRNTPQSSMLRVVPSHRPGPKDHQDKYAHTRKPPAGYPNPPPFPPGDPRISNRDRPMYQEEDSLRHGRMEEELRRADFRQSEMYRRECMDPDFRVEYENNYPQRRGAREPVGGLRYDSMEEMLHHQHVEHYAEEAPPYRRPPPERDQLKEFYTEEVRRRQGHAEYQPSQQVYQEGHEQRRSLERESGRNNGMNRAGREGSWEQEAKRRVRPTPMESGRSHDHLFNTIIDYCHDMGEPHRVETEGPSRTGPDTSQRRMEAAGAFSEIPEPFMRFLTGAANDVGHNKRKRKSRFSDATVEEVETTNEMFNNDYGPPNPKFGGHPSHFRPETHQHPDSNIESQSPQYTEGYQRGGTESSNVFDMLKNIDIENAEEADFLKDKLCNLLKDFKNKKSAKVVQNSHGRGSISQDYNCLNPGRELSPRHQYDTPLREDSDMRRPHNLFFQEHHRGRGWQQHEPILTSRLKNTTILYMRNLGGQAEAAMKRSLDCPGHL; from the exons ATG GAAACGAAGAGGCCAGAGTTGCTGACCCGGAATAAACAGTTCATATTGACCCAGAGTGGGAAAGCCATACGAGCCAGAGCAGAGATAATTGAGAGACAGGATGGACGAGGAACTCCAGTG ataaTTGTGAAAAAGGGGATAGATGGAAAATCAAACATATCGAGAG TTCCCCCAAGACAAGAGCATAATAGGGGCCGAAACACCCCCCAGAGTTCAATGCTGCGAGTTGTGCCGTCACACCGCCCAGGACCGAAGGACCATCAGGATAAGTACGCTCACACACGCAAGCCTCCTGCAGGTTACCCAAATCCACCCCCCTTCCCCCCGGGAGACCCTCGCATATCGAACAGAGACAGACCAATGTACCAGGAGGAGGACTCTCTCAGACATGGCCGcatggaggaggagctgcgGAGGGCAGATTTCAGGCAAAGTGAAATGTACAGACGAGAGTGTATGGACCCTGACTTTCGTGTGGAGTATGAAAATAATTATCCACAAAGAAGAGGCGCACGTGAGCCCGTTGGTGGTTTAAGGTATGATTCAATGGAGGAGATGCTACATCACCAGCATGTAGAGCATTACGCAGAAGAGGCTCCTCCTTACAGAAGGCCTCCCCCAGAAAGAGATCAACTGAAGGAGTTCTACACTGAGGAAGTCCGGCGAAGGCAAGGTCATGCCGAGTACCAGCCCTCACAGCAGGTGTACCAAGAAGGCCATGAACAGCGACGGTCTCTGGAAAGGGAATCTGGTAGAAATAACGGTATGAATAGAGCAGGCAGGGAAGGATCCTGGGAACAAGAGGCCAAGAGGAGAGTCCGACCCACACCTATGGAGAGTGGCCGGTCGCATGACCATTTGTTTAATACGATCATAGATTATTGTCATGATATGGGAGAACCACATCGAGTGGAGACTGAAGGGCCCAGCAGAACAGGACCTGATACCTCCCAGAGGCGAATGGAAGCTGCCGGAGCCTTTTCTGAAATCCCTGAGCCGTTCATGCGTTTCCTGACCGGGGCCGCTAATGATGTGGgccacaataaaagaaaaagaaagagccgCTTCTCTGATGCCACTGTCGAGGAGGTGGAAACGACAAATGAGAT GTTCAACAATGATTATGGACCTCCAAATCCAAAGTTTGGTGGTCATCCGAGCCATTTTAGACCAGAAACCCATCAACATCCGGACAGCAACATAGAATCACAG agccCACAATATACCGAAGGCTACCAAAGAGGAGGCACTGAGTCAAGCAATGTCTTTGATATGCTG aaaaacattgacattgaAAATGCTGAAGAGGCTGACTTCCTGAAAGACAAACTCTGCAACCTTCTGAAAGACTTCAAGAACAAAAAGTCAGCGAAAGTTGTG CAAAACAGCCATGGCCGGGGATCCATTTCCCAAGACTACAACTGTCTTAACCCAGGCCGAGAGTTGTCTCCAAGACACCAGTATGACACTCCCCTCAGAGAAGATTCAGACATGAGACGACCACACAACCTCTTCTTTCAAGAACATCACAGAGGAAGAGGCTGGCAGCAGCATGAGCCTATCCTGACGAGCAGACTCAAGAATACGACCATCCTGTACATGAGGAACCTAGGCGGTCAAGCAGAAGCTGCTATGAag agGTCTTTGGATTGCCCGGGCCATCTCTGA
- the si:ch211-13c6.2 gene encoding uncharacterized protein si:ch211-13c6.2 isoform X2: protein MIYNALLTDYCKPSLLSLSLANYQCLGFSGLAVRRNFVPVFEDIFQYLDYLKLDEAIIGLDYLDQLSWSDLQSGPRYSCRLCSHQISNLQDIVLHVIGRKHRQKYMETKRPELLTRNKQFILTQSGKAIRARAEIIERQDGRGTPVIIVKKGIDGKSNISRVPPRQEHNRGRNTPQSSMLRVVPSHRPGPKDHQDKYAHTRKPPAGYPNPPPFPPGDPRISNRDRPMYQEEDSLRHGRMEEELRRADFRQSEMYRRECMDPDFRVEYENNYPQRRGAREPVGGLRYDSMEEMLHHQHVEHYAEEAPPYRRPPPERDQLKEFYTEEVRRRQGHAEYQPSQQVYQEGHEQRRSLERESGRNNGMNRAGREGSWEQEAKRRVRPTPMESGRSHDHLFNTIIDYCHDMGEPHRVETEGPSRTGPDTSQRRMEAAGAFSEIPEPFMRFLTGAANDVGHNKRKRKSRFSDATVEEVETTNEMFNNDYGPPNPKFGGHPSHFRPETHQHPDSNIESQSPQYTEGYQRGGTESSNVFDMLKNIDIENAEEADFLKDKLCNLLKDFKNKKSAKVVQNSHGRGSISQDYNCLNPGRELSPRHQYDTPLREDSDMRRPHNLFFQEHHRGRGWQQHEPILTSRLKNTTILYMRNLGGQAEAAMKRSLDCPGHL, encoded by the exons atgattTACAATGCATTATTAACTGACTATTGCAAACCCTCCCTATTATCCTTATCTCTTGCTAACTACCAGTGTTTGGGCTTCTCAGGGCTTGCTGTCAGACGCAACTTCGTACCAGTATTTGAGGACATATTCCAATATCTGGATTACTTAAAGCTTGATGAGGCCATCATTG gtttggACTACTTGGACCAACTGTCTTGGAGTGACCTACAATCAGGCCCCAGATACTCATGTAGGCTTTGTAGTCATCAGATTTCCAACTTACAGGATATAGTCCTTCATGTGATTGGACGTAAACATCGGCAGAAATATATG GAAACGAAGAGGCCAGAGTTGCTGACCCGGAATAAACAGTTCATATTGACCCAGAGTGGGAAAGCCATACGAGCCAGAGCAGAGATAATTGAGAGACAGGATGGACGAGGAACTCCAGTG ataaTTGTGAAAAAGGGGATAGATGGAAAATCAAACATATCGAGAG TTCCCCCAAGACAAGAGCATAATAGGGGCCGAAACACCCCCCAGAGTTCAATGCTGCGAGTTGTGCCGTCACACCGCCCAGGACCGAAGGACCATCAGGATAAGTACGCTCACACACGCAAGCCTCCTGCAGGTTACCCAAATCCACCCCCCTTCCCCCCGGGAGACCCTCGCATATCGAACAGAGACAGACCAATGTACCAGGAGGAGGACTCTCTCAGACATGGCCGcatggaggaggagctgcgGAGGGCAGATTTCAGGCAAAGTGAAATGTACAGACGAGAGTGTATGGACCCTGACTTTCGTGTGGAGTATGAAAATAATTATCCACAAAGAAGAGGCGCACGTGAGCCCGTTGGTGGTTTAAGGTATGATTCAATGGAGGAGATGCTACATCACCAGCATGTAGAGCATTACGCAGAAGAGGCTCCTCCTTACAGAAGGCCTCCCCCAGAAAGAGATCAACTGAAGGAGTTCTACACTGAGGAAGTCCGGCGAAGGCAAGGTCATGCCGAGTACCAGCCCTCACAGCAGGTGTACCAAGAAGGCCATGAACAGCGACGGTCTCTGGAAAGGGAATCTGGTAGAAATAACGGTATGAATAGAGCAGGCAGGGAAGGATCCTGGGAACAAGAGGCCAAGAGGAGAGTCCGACCCACACCTATGGAGAGTGGCCGGTCGCATGACCATTTGTTTAATACGATCATAGATTATTGTCATGATATGGGAGAACCACATCGAGTGGAGACTGAAGGGCCCAGCAGAACAGGACCTGATACCTCCCAGAGGCGAATGGAAGCTGCCGGAGCCTTTTCTGAAATCCCTGAGCCGTTCATGCGTTTCCTGACCGGGGCCGCTAATGATGTGGgccacaataaaagaaaaagaaagagccgCTTCTCTGATGCCACTGTCGAGGAGGTGGAAACGACAAATGAGAT GTTCAACAATGATTATGGACCTCCAAATCCAAAGTTTGGTGGTCATCCGAGCCATTTTAGACCAGAAACCCATCAACATCCGGACAGCAACATAGAATCACAG agccCACAATATACCGAAGGCTACCAAAGAGGAGGCACTGAGTCAAGCAATGTCTTTGATATGCTG aaaaacattgacattgaAAATGCTGAAGAGGCTGACTTCCTGAAAGACAAACTCTGCAACCTTCTGAAAGACTTCAAGAACAAAAAGTCAGCGAAAGTTGTG CAAAACAGCCATGGCCGGGGATCCATTTCCCAAGACTACAACTGTCTTAACCCAGGCCGAGAGTTGTCTCCAAGACACCAGTATGACACTCCCCTCAGAGAAGATTCAGACATGAGACGACCACACAACCTCTTCTTTCAAGAACATCACAGAGGAAGAGGCTGGCAGCAGCATGAGCCTATCCTGACGAGCAGACTCAAGAATACGACCATCCTGTACATGAGGAACCTAGGCGGTCAAGCAGAAGCTGCTATGAag agGTCTTTGGATTGCCCGGGCCATCTCTGA
- the LOC134875389 gene encoding regulation of nuclear pre-mRNA domain-containing protein 1A-like: MSAFSEAALEKKLSELSNSQQSVQTLSLWLIHHRKHSRTIVSVWINELKKAPVSRKLTFLYLANDVIQNSKKKGPEFTQDFAPVIVEAFKHVNRDGEEGCKKQLGRVLSIWQERAVYENNLLDQLSQVLYGEKKAKKRTYEEIRPADEDFASQSSPTEPPQTAELIRALQELENAASGDSVLRQRISSLPAEVQDTSLLHRITDKESGERLSRLVEEACMLLADYSGRLAAEIDDRRQLTRTLTVFLQSQKDGLTQNEQKLEEYKRKLARVTQVRKELRSRLNNLQ, encoded by the exons ATGTCAGCTTTCTCTGAGGCAGCTTTAGAAAAGAAACTATCGGAGCTCAGCAACTCACAACAAAGTGTGCAAACGCTGTCGTTGTGGCTCATTCATCATAGAAAACATTCAAGGACCATTGTCAGTGTTTGGATTAACGAACTGAAAAAAG ctCCGGTATCACGAAAGCTGACCTTCTTGTACTTGGCCAATGACGTCATTCAGAACAGCAAGAAGAAAGGACCAGAGTTCACTCAGGACTTTGCTCCAGTCATCGTTGAAGCATTCAAACATGTAAACAG agatggagaggagggcTGTAAGAAACAGTTGGGTCGGGTGTTGTCCATCTGGCAGGAGCGAGCTGTGTACGAGAACAACCTGCTGGATCAGCTCTCACAGGTCCTCT ATGGCGAAAAGAAGGCTAAGAAGAGGACTTATGAGGAGATCCGACCAGCTGATGAGGACTTTGCTTCCCAGAGTTCCCCAACCGAGCCCCCACAG ACAGCAGAGTTAATCCGAGCCCTGCAAGAGCTGGAAAATGCAGCCTCTGGCGACTCCGTGCTGCGTCAGCGTATTTCCTCCCTTCCTGCTGAGGTGCAAGACACGTCGCTACTTCACAGGATCACAG ATAAGGAGTCAGGAGAGCGGCTTTCCCGGCTGGTGGAGGAGGCCTGCATGCTGCTAGCAGACTACAGCGGCCGCTTGGCTGCAGAGATCGATGATAGGAGGCAGCTCACACGCACACTAACGGTCTTCCTGCAAAGCCAGAAGGACGGCCTGACCCAGAACGAGCAGAAACTTGAA GAATACAAACGCAAACTGGCGAGGGTGACCCAGGTCCGTAAGGAGCTGCGATCCCGTCTGAACAATCTTCAATGA